In one window of Plasmodium berghei ANKA genome assembly, chromosome: 14 DNA:
- a CDS encoding negative elongation factor A, putative produces the protein MMESDIHNSMENDQKANKEICEDEEEQGKDINYNNDSMENKEDTKSRKSKNSLIINKDEINEISDKYIKYLECIKNNWSSSQASKLLNEKLIKYISERFLYMSSSLKVRVLTSFFYLTDKLRIETKEYLLLITANGEIDGNGWVKKFSRILKQFVKTGIIDIKDIDSQTMHRILNYIDQENSNKKGKKCYNHNKKEIEYIHMCDPINELKNLGNKNIIHLDEYKMFTPSKNFDCLLLSVIKKGINEFKN, from the exons ATGATGGAAAGTGATATTCATAATTCTATGGAAAACGATCAAAAAGctaataaagaaatttgTGAAGATGAAGAAGAACAGGGTAAGGATATCAACTATAACAATGATAGTATGGAGAACAAAGAAGATACTAAAAGTagaaaatcaaaaaatagccttataataaataaagacgaaattaatgaaataagtgacaagtatataaaatatttagaatgcataaaaaataattggtCTTCATCCCAAgcatcaaaattattaaatgaaaaattaataaaatatatatctgaacgctttttatatatgtctAGTTCTCTAAAGGTTAGAGTATTAACAAGCTTTTTTTACTTAACTGATAAATTGCGAATTGAAACAAAAGAATatctattattaattaCAGCAAATGGCGAAATTGATGGTAATGGATGggttaaaaaatttagtCGAATTTTAAAGCAATTCGTTAAAACCGGAATTATTGATATTAAGGACATAGATAGCCAAACAATGCACagaattttaaattatattgaccaagaaaatagtaataaaaagGGGAAAAAATGCTATAACCAcaataaaaaggaaatcgaatatatacatatgtgtGATCCgataaatgaattaaaaaatttaggaaataaaaatattatacatttggacgaatataaaatgtttacaccctcaaaaaattttgattgCCTTCTTTTGTCg gtaattaaaaaagggattaatgaatttaaaaactAA